One Streptosporangium sp. NBC_01495 DNA window includes the following coding sequences:
- a CDS encoding YtxH domain-containing protein: MRYRLMLGVGFAVGYILGSRAGRERYEQIKRMAQRVSDNPAVQETAGLMGAKVSKATGVARTKVSDVARNRLPFLRSANGWHGEEHDDTGTGWPDNQRTNAPY, encoded by the coding sequence ATGCGTTATCGACTGATGCTCGGGGTGGGATTCGCGGTTGGCTACATCCTGGGAAGCCGCGCCGGCCGGGAACGGTACGAGCAGATCAAGCGGATGGCCCAGCGGGTCTCCGACAACCCCGCCGTGCAGGAGACGGCCGGCCTGATGGGCGCCAAGGTCTCCAAGGCGACGGGGGTGGCAAGGACCAAGGTGAGCGACGTGGCCAGGAACCGGCTGCCGTTCCTGCGTTCGGCCAACGGCTGGCACGGCGAGGAGCATGACGACACGGGCACCGGCTGGCCGGACAACCAGAGGACGAACGCGCCCTACTGA
- a CDS encoding deoxyguanosinetriphosphate triphosphohydrolase, whose protein sequence is MHGYDEHDQVRWVPEPPGNPGRSPFERDRARVLHSAGLRRLAAKTQVVGPGETFGSGQHIPRTRLTHSLECAQIGREMGETLGRNPDLVETACLAHDLGHPPFGHNGETALNELAAGCGGFEGNAQSLRLLTRLEAKVVTEDGRSAGLNLTRASLDAAVKYPWTRERSAKYCVYDDDTPVFEWIREGAPEGQVSFEAQIMDWADDVAYSVHDLEDALHSGSVVLEAMRDPAERREVCATTREWYAPDAEPGELEDLFYRLITQPLWPRHFDRSLADLAAIKGLTSSLIGHFCKSAEVATREAYGPAAGRYSADLIVPRATRLECALLKGVTAHYVMTSDAHNANQVRQRELIHDLAHHIMLGAPGTLEPAFRPAFTRAAGDAGRLRVVVDQISSLTDTSAVAWHRALAGR, encoded by the coding sequence ATGCATGGCTATGACGAGCACGATCAGGTCAGGTGGGTGCCGGAACCACCCGGTAACCCAGGCAGAAGCCCGTTCGAGCGCGATCGGGCGCGGGTGCTGCACAGCGCCGGGCTGCGGCGGCTCGCCGCCAAGACCCAGGTCGTCGGCCCGGGAGAGACCTTCGGCAGCGGCCAGCACATCCCCCGCACCCGGCTGACCCACTCCCTGGAGTGCGCGCAGATCGGCCGTGAGATGGGGGAGACCCTCGGCCGCAACCCCGATCTGGTGGAGACCGCCTGCCTGGCCCACGACCTCGGCCACCCGCCGTTCGGCCACAACGGGGAGACGGCGCTCAACGAGCTCGCCGCCGGGTGCGGCGGCTTCGAGGGCAACGCGCAGAGCCTGCGCCTGCTGACCCGGCTGGAGGCCAAGGTCGTCACCGAGGACGGCCGCAGCGCCGGGCTCAACCTCACCCGCGCCTCCCTGGACGCCGCGGTCAAATACCCGTGGACCCGCGAGAGAAGTGCCAAGTACTGCGTCTACGACGACGACACGCCGGTCTTCGAGTGGATCAGGGAGGGCGCGCCGGAGGGGCAGGTCAGCTTCGAGGCCCAGATCATGGACTGGGCCGACGACGTCGCCTACTCCGTACACGACCTGGAGGACGCCCTCCACTCCGGCAGCGTGGTGCTGGAGGCGATGCGCGATCCGGCGGAGCGCCGCGAGGTCTGCGCGACCACCCGAGAGTGGTACGCCCCCGACGCCGAGCCCGGCGAGCTGGAGGACCTCTTCTACCGCCTGATCACCCAGCCGCTCTGGCCCCGCCACTTCGACCGCTCACTCGCCGACCTCGCCGCGATCAAGGGGCTGACCAGCTCGCTCATCGGCCACTTCTGCAAGTCCGCCGAGGTCGCCACCCGCGAGGCGTACGGACCGGCGGCCGGGCGCTACAGCGCCGACCTGATCGTGCCCAGGGCCACCCGGCTGGAGTGCGCGCTGCTCAAGGGGGTCACGGCCCACTACGTGATGACCAGCGACGCGCACAACGCCAACCAGGTCAGGCAGCGCGAGCTGATCCACGACCTGGCCCACCACATCATGCTGGGCGCCCCCGGGACCCTGGAGCCCGCGTTCAGGCCCGCCTTCACCAGGGCCGCCGGTGACGCCGGACGGCTCCGCGTGGTCGTCGACCAGATCTCCTCGCTCACCGACACCTCCGCGGTCGCCTGGCACCGCGCCCTGGCGGGCCGCTGA
- a CDS encoding MGH1-like glycoside hydrolase domain-containing protein — protein sequence MESRAAVDDAALGREAWSVLDANWTGSATVPAPGLYPHQWNWDSTFVAIGLARWDTRRAGTELISLLAGQWGTGMVPHIVFHPVHAEGYFPGPSVWRSRDHPASPHAVCTSGLTQPPLHALALWWIWRHAADRDTAVALVRRLYPMLVAQHDYLATSRDLGGGGLAAIVHPWESGMDDSPAWDAPLEALPPVHHAYRRNEEPADRRSDSRHDRYMALALAYRDSGYDPAYLRDEHPFAVEDPMFNGIWLASCQALAELAPVVGADAGPHREAVERIRAALLERLWDDGVFRARDLREGRLSPVCTVGCFGPMLDQGMPGERVAELVRVLESARFMGAAGYPVPSCEIRAQQFDRSCYWRGPSWVNANWLLRRAAAVHDLPGLVRVLGSSTLRLVRQAGFRECFDPFDGSGRGSRDFSWSAALTLDLLADTVER from the coding sequence ATGGAGTCGCGAGCGGCGGTCGACGACGCCGCGCTCGGGCGCGAGGCGTGGTCCGTGCTCGACGCGAACTGGACGGGGTCCGCGACCGTTCCCGCGCCCGGCCTCTACCCCCACCAGTGGAACTGGGACTCCACCTTCGTCGCGATCGGCCTGGCCCGCTGGGACACCCGCAGGGCCGGAACCGAGCTGATCAGCCTGCTGGCGGGGCAGTGGGGCACCGGGATGGTGCCGCACATCGTCTTCCACCCCGTCCACGCGGAGGGCTACTTCCCCGGCCCCTCGGTCTGGCGCTCCCGGGACCACCCGGCCTCGCCCCACGCCGTGTGCACCTCCGGGCTGACACAGCCGCCGCTGCACGCGCTGGCCCTGTGGTGGATATGGCGGCACGCGGCCGACCGTGACACGGCCGTGGCCCTGGTGCGGCGGCTCTACCCGATGCTGGTCGCCCAGCACGACTACCTCGCCACCTCCAGGGACCTCGGCGGGGGAGGGCTGGCCGCGATCGTGCACCCGTGGGAGTCCGGGATGGACGACAGCCCCGCCTGGGACGCGCCGCTGGAGGCGCTGCCCCCGGTCCACCACGCCTACCGGCGGAACGAGGAGCCCGCCGACCGGCGTTCCGACAGCCGCCACGACCGCTACATGGCGCTCGCCCTGGCCTACCGGGACTCCGGCTACGATCCGGCCTATCTACGGGACGAGCACCCGTTCGCGGTCGAGGACCCGATGTTCAACGGCATCTGGCTCGCCTCCTGCCAGGCGCTCGCCGAGCTGGCTCCGGTGGTGGGCGCGGACGCGGGCCCGCACCGGGAGGCGGTGGAGCGGATCCGTGCGGCGCTGCTGGAACGCCTCTGGGACGACGGCGTCTTCCGCGCCCGCGATCTGCGTGAGGGGCGGCTCAGCCCCGTGTGCACGGTCGGCTGCTTCGGGCCGATGCTCGACCAGGGGATGCCCGGCGAGCGGGTCGCGGAGCTGGTGAGGGTGCTGGAGTCGGCCCGTTTCATGGGGGCCGCCGGATATCCGGTGCCGAGTTGCGAGATCCGCGCCCAGCAGTTCGACAGGTCCTGTTACTGGCGCGGGCCGTCCTGGGTGAACGCCAACTGGCTGCTGCGCCGGGCGGCGGCCGTGCACGACCTGCCGGGGCTGGTGCGGGTGCTCGGCTCGAGCACCCTGCGCCTCGTACGGCAGGCGGGTTTCCGCGAGTGCTTCGACCCCTTCGACGGCAGCGGGCGGGGCAGCCGGGACTTCTCCTGGTCGGCGGCGCTCACCCTCGACCTGCTGGCGGATACCGTGGAACGGTGA
- the ppdK gene encoding pyruvate, phosphate dikinase — MPKYVYDFTEGNKDLRDLLGGKGANLAEMTNLGLPVPPGFTITTEACRSFLANGTLPEGMQEEVSEHLAALESAMGRRLGQADDPLLVSVRSGAAFSMPGMMETVLNIGLNDDSVHGLAKQAGGNERFAWDSYRRLIQMFGKTVQGIDGELFDNALEELKDGRDDLELEAADFRRLVATYKEIVHAKTGEDFPADPHLQMRMAVEAVFASWNAPRAVLYRRQERIPADLGTAVSVCSMVFGNCGMDSGTGVAFTRDPGSGQQGVYGDYLQNAQGEDVVAGIRNTMRLQELEGIDKLVYDELMRTMKTLEDHYRDLCDIEFTVERGKLWMLQTRVGKRTPGAAFRIAVQLVDQGVIDLDEAVTRVTGDQLAQLMFPRFAEDSGNKVIARGMNASPGAAVGKAVFSTARAVELAAQGEAVILVRRETNPDDLAGMIAAQGVLTSRGGKTSHAAVVARGMGRTCVCGAEELEVSARDRAFTTASGLVVSEGEVISIDGTSGAVYLGEVPVVPSPVVEYFEGSGDEDDELVRAVHRIMSHADEARRMAVRANADTGEDAARARRFGAQGIGLCRTEHMFLGERRSLVEDLVLANSAEERERALAALEPLQREDFTKIFQAMEGMPVTIRLIDPPLHEFLPDYTDLSVKIAVAGDAAEEKDRRLLVALKRLHEENPMLGLRGVRLGLVIPGVFAMQVRAIAAAAKAVPGSRPEIMIPLVAAVQELEHVKDEARRILEETGVDALIGTMIEVPRAALTAGQIAEAAQFFSFGTNDLTQMTWGFSRDDVEAAFFSRYLELGVFGVSPFETLDRDGVGRLVEIAVEQGRATRPDLKLGICGEHGGDPDSIHFCHDAGLDYVSCSPFRIPVARLEAARATLVCGGSDTR, encoded by the coding sequence GTGCCGAAGTACGTTTACGACTTCACCGAGGGCAACAAAGATCTCAGGGATCTGCTCGGCGGTAAGGGAGCAAACCTCGCCGAGATGACCAACCTCGGGCTGCCGGTGCCCCCCGGCTTCACCATCACCACCGAGGCCTGCCGCAGCTTCCTCGCGAACGGGACCCTTCCCGAGGGGATGCAGGAGGAGGTCTCCGAGCACCTGGCCGCCCTGGAGAGCGCGATGGGCCGCAGGCTGGGCCAGGCCGACGATCCGCTCCTGGTGAGCGTGCGCTCCGGGGCCGCGTTCTCCATGCCCGGCATGATGGAGACCGTTCTCAACATCGGGCTCAACGACGACTCGGTCCACGGGCTGGCCAAGCAGGCGGGCGGCAACGAGCGCTTCGCCTGGGACTCCTACCGGCGCCTCATCCAGATGTTCGGCAAGACCGTCCAGGGCATCGACGGCGAGCTCTTCGACAACGCCCTGGAGGAGCTCAAGGACGGCCGCGATGACCTGGAGCTGGAGGCGGCCGACTTCAGGCGCCTGGTCGCGACGTACAAGGAGATCGTCCACGCCAAGACCGGCGAGGACTTCCCCGCCGACCCGCACCTGCAGATGCGCATGGCGGTGGAGGCCGTGTTCGCGTCGTGGAACGCTCCGCGCGCGGTCCTGTACCGCCGCCAGGAGCGCATCCCGGCCGACCTGGGCACCGCGGTCAGCGTCTGCTCGATGGTCTTCGGCAACTGCGGCATGGACTCCGGCACCGGGGTGGCCTTCACCCGTGACCCCGGCAGCGGCCAGCAGGGCGTGTACGGCGACTACCTGCAGAACGCCCAGGGCGAGGACGTGGTCGCGGGCATCCGCAACACCATGCGGCTGCAGGAGCTGGAGGGCATCGACAAGCTCGTCTACGACGAGCTCATGCGGACCATGAAGACGCTGGAGGACCACTACCGCGACCTGTGCGACATCGAGTTCACGGTCGAGCGCGGCAAGCTCTGGATGCTCCAGACCCGGGTGGGCAAGCGGACCCCGGGCGCCGCGTTCCGCATCGCCGTGCAGCTCGTCGACCAGGGCGTGATCGACCTGGACGAGGCCGTGACCCGCGTGACCGGCGACCAGCTCGCCCAGCTCATGTTCCCCCGCTTCGCGGAGGACTCCGGCAACAAGGTGATCGCCAGGGGGATGAACGCCTCGCCGGGCGCGGCCGTCGGCAAGGCCGTCTTCTCCACGGCCAGGGCCGTCGAGCTCGCCGCACAGGGAGAGGCCGTCATCCTGGTCCGCCGCGAGACCAACCCCGACGACCTGGCCGGGATGATCGCCGCCCAGGGCGTGCTGACGAGCCGCGGCGGCAAGACCTCGCACGCCGCCGTGGTCGCCAGGGGCATGGGCAGGACCTGCGTCTGCGGCGCCGAGGAGCTGGAGGTCTCCGCCAGGGACCGCGCGTTCACCACGGCCTCCGGCCTCGTGGTCTCCGAGGGCGAGGTCATCTCCATCGACGGCACCAGCGGGGCCGTCTACCTCGGCGAGGTGCCGGTGGTCCCCTCCCCGGTCGTGGAGTACTTCGAGGGCTCGGGCGACGAGGACGACGAGCTCGTCCGCGCCGTGCACCGGATCATGTCCCACGCCGACGAGGCGCGCCGGATGGCCGTGCGCGCCAACGCCGACACCGGCGAGGACGCCGCCAGGGCGCGCAGGTTCGGCGCCCAGGGCATCGGGCTCTGCCGCACCGAGCACATGTTCCTCGGCGAGCGCCGCAGCCTGGTCGAGGACCTGGTGCTGGCCAACTCCGCCGAGGAGCGCGAACGGGCCCTGGCCGCGCTGGAGCCGCTGCAGAGGGAGGACTTCACGAAGATCTTCCAGGCGATGGAGGGCATGCCCGTCACGATCCGCCTGATCGACCCGCCGCTGCACGAGTTCCTGCCCGACTACACCGATCTGTCGGTGAAGATCGCCGTGGCGGGGGACGCGGCGGAGGAGAAGGACCGCAGGCTCCTGGTCGCGCTCAAGCGGCTGCACGAGGAGAACCCGATGCTGGGCCTGCGCGGCGTGCGGCTCGGCCTGGTCATCCCCGGCGTGTTCGCCATGCAGGTCCGGGCGATCGCGGCGGCGGCCAAGGCCGTGCCCGGCAGCCGCCCGGAGATCATGATCCCGCTCGTGGCCGCCGTCCAGGAGCTGGAGCACGTCAAGGACGAGGCGCGGCGGATCCTTGAGGAGACCGGCGTCGACGCGCTGATCGGCACGATGATCGAGGTGCCCCGCGCGGCGCTGACCGCCGGGCAGATCGCCGAGGCCGCCCAGTTCTTCTCCTTCGGCACCAACGACCTGACCCAGATGACCTGGGGCTTCTCCCGGGACGACGTCGAGGCCGCCTTCTTCTCCAGGTACCTGGAGCTGGGTGTCTTCGGCGTCTCCCCGTTCGAGACCCTGGACCGCGACGGCGTCGGCAGGCTCGTCGAGATCGCCGTCGAGCAGGGCCGCGCGACCCGTCCCGACCTGAAGCTGGGCATCTGCGGTGAGCACGGCGGCGACCCCGACTCGATCCACTTCTGCCACGATGCCGGTCTCGACTACGTGTCCTGCTCGCCGTTCCGCATCCCGGTCGCCCGCCTGGAGGCCGCCCGCGCCACCCTGGTGTGCGGCGGCTCCGACACCCGCTGA
- the rpoD gene encoding RNA polymerase sigma factor RpoD: MLPSGPPSVDQVADLVTKGRERGSVTVDDVAAALDKSELPSDALERVVRMLAEQGVEVLEPQGDEEPARADEEDVGKRAPTSDLVRIYLREIGRVPLLTAEEEVELAKSIEAGLFAEDKLASVVSRLVFPEFKELAWQGTRAKQRLIEANLRLVVSIAKRYVGRGMLFLDLIQEGNLGLIRAVEKFDYTKGYKFSTYATWWIRQAITRAIADQARTIRIPVHMVETINKLVRVQRQLHQDLGREPAPEEIAMEMDLPIDRVIEIQRIAQEPVSLQSPIGEEDSDLGDFIEDADAVVPMEAAAFIMLQDQLDDILATLSDREQRIIQLRFGLADGHPRTLEEVGREFGVTRERIRQIESKTLAKLRHPTRAQMLRDYLD; the protein is encoded by the coding sequence GTGCTGCCAAGTGGGCCGCCATCGGTAGACCAGGTGGCCGACCTCGTCACGAAGGGAAGAGAGCGCGGAAGCGTCACGGTTGATGACGTGGCCGCCGCTCTCGACAAGTCCGAGCTGCCGTCCGACGCGCTCGAACGCGTCGTCCGAATGCTCGCCGAGCAGGGAGTGGAGGTCCTTGAGCCCCAGGGCGACGAGGAACCCGCCCGGGCCGATGAGGAGGATGTCGGGAAAAGAGCCCCGACCAGCGATCTTGTCCGCATATACCTGCGGGAGATCGGTCGCGTGCCCCTGCTCACGGCCGAGGAGGAGGTGGAGCTCGCCAAGTCCATCGAGGCGGGTCTGTTCGCCGAGGACAAGCTGGCCAGCGTCGTCTCGCGTCTGGTCTTCCCGGAGTTCAAGGAGCTCGCCTGGCAGGGCACACGGGCCAAGCAGCGGCTGATCGAGGCCAATCTGCGACTGGTCGTGTCAATCGCCAAAAGATATGTGGGACGCGGGATGCTGTTCCTGGACCTCATCCAGGAGGGCAACCTCGGGCTCATCCGGGCGGTCGAGAAATTCGACTACACCAAGGGCTACAAGTTCTCCACATATGCCACCTGGTGGATTCGCCAGGCGATCACCAGGGCCATCGCGGACCAGGCGCGTACCATTCGGATTCCGGTGCACATGGTCGAGACGATCAACAAGCTGGTACGGGTCCAGCGTCAGCTCCACCAGGACCTCGGCCGCGAGCCCGCGCCCGAGGAGATCGCGATGGAGATGGACCTGCCGATCGACCGGGTGATCGAGATCCAGCGGATCGCCCAGGAGCCGGTCTCGCTCCAGTCGCCGATCGGCGAGGAGGACTCCGACCTCGGAGACTTCATCGAGGACGCCGACGCGGTCGTGCCGATGGAGGCGGCGGCCTTCATCATGCTGCAGGACCAGCTCGACGACATCCTCGCGACCCTCTCCGATCGTGAGCAGCGCATCATCCAGCTGCGCTTCGGGCTCGCGGACGGGCATCCCCGGACCCTGGAGGAGGTCGGCAGGGAGTTCGGCGTGACGCGCGAGCGCATCCGGCAGATCGAGTCAAAGACCCTCGCCAAGCTCCGGCACCCGACGCGGGCGCAGATGCTTCGCGACTACCTCGACTGA
- a CDS encoding M23 family metallopeptidase produces the protein MRSGHIARLAAVTGAVLVTGACASPGGVAGIGTAVPTPGAEPAAGSPASSVTATMPEATPTPVPRTAVDRPKADPPVQVPPPKVSKHTYVFPVKGCSSTYESRLLVLPKTTIWAGKGCSFVSPVNGVVDEVNVKNRWTPSTDRGADREGRFVTVIGDDGVRYLGGHLDKIALGVRPGLRVSAGQVLGQIGNSGNARSTASNLYFAISWKTSPSMWWVRRGMVKPWNYLDAWLKGNPTLSPSEEMRAVMNQTGAAPRCFTLCASKPQPTPTRKPTKKPERPQEPVQIPLNGGN, from the coding sequence ATGCGATCGGGGCACATAGCACGATTGGCCGCCGTGACCGGCGCGGTGCTCGTTACCGGGGCCTGCGCGTCGCCGGGCGGGGTGGCGGGCATCGGCACTGCGGTCCCGACCCCCGGAGCGGAGCCCGCGGCCGGGTCTCCGGCCTCGTCGGTCACCGCGACCATGCCCGAGGCGACCCCGACCCCCGTCCCTCGGACGGCGGTCGACCGCCCCAAGGCCGACCCCCCGGTGCAGGTCCCGCCGCCGAAGGTTTCCAAGCACACCTACGTCTTCCCGGTGAAGGGCTGCTCGTCCACCTACGAGAGCAGGCTCCTGGTGCTGCCCAAGACCACGATCTGGGCGGGCAAGGGCTGCTCGTTCGTCTCTCCGGTGAACGGCGTGGTCGACGAGGTCAACGTCAAGAACCGGTGGACGCCCTCCACCGATCGCGGCGCCGACCGTGAGGGCCGGTTCGTCACGGTCATCGGCGACGACGGCGTCCGCTACCTCGGCGGCCACCTGGACAAGATCGCCCTGGGGGTCAGGCCGGGACTGCGCGTCAGCGCCGGTCAGGTCCTGGGCCAGATCGGCAACTCGGGCAACGCCCGCTCGACCGCCAGCAACCTCTACTTCGCGATCTCCTGGAAGACCTCCCCCTCGATGTGGTGGGTGCGCCGGGGCATGGTCAAGCCCTGGAACTATCTGGACGCCTGGCTGAAGGGCAATCCCACGCTCTCCCCCAGTGAGGAGATGCGGGCCGTGATGAACCAGACCGGGGCGGCTCCCCGGTGCTTCACCCTGTGCGCGTCGAAACCGCAGCCGACGCCGACGAGAAAGCCCACCAAGAAACCGGAGCGCCCGCAGGAGCCGGTGCAGATCCCGCTGAACGGCGGCAACTGA
- the dnaG gene encoding DNA primase translates to MAGRISDEDIALVRERSPIADIVGEHIQLRNAGGGNLKGLCPFHEEKSPSFNVTPTRGYWYCFGCAEGGDVITFVRRLEHLSFGEAVERLANRAGVQLRYEQGGYVPGREQGERIRLIEAHRAAAEFYVSKLSAPDAAIGRRFLSERGFERVDAERFGVGYAPAEWEALSRHLMARGFTTAELIKGGLAKEGRRGPIDRFRGRLVWPIRDITGDVIGFGARKLNDAEDGPKYLNTPESPLYKKSEVLYGVDLAKREISKRSQAVIVEGYTDVMACHLSGVPTAVATCGTAFGEEHIKVLRRLLLDQSGSHGEVVFTFDGDAAGQKAALRAFADEQKFVTQTFVAVQADGLDPCDLRIRHGEAAVRDLIAGREPLFAFAIRSVISRYDVSTNEGRLSALDAAAPIVAGIKDRSLRQLYAVDLDRWLGFNNERFVLDRITEVSAAAQPRAQRPAGPRKVADLTDPGVRTEAEVLRLAVQRPALLGPGFEALGAEAFTLAEHAALYRLIVDSGGTATAGQGGREWVDLLLRGAEDSLRGVVTRFAVEELRADLASEERYASAMLAALELVSVGRAIEQLKSRMQRTNPVDEQQEYNRLFGELVALEQQRRVLKDRAAGS, encoded by the coding sequence GTGGCAGGCCGGATCAGTGATGAGGACATCGCGCTCGTACGGGAGCGCTCGCCGATTGCCGACATCGTGGGCGAGCACATCCAGCTCCGCAACGCCGGCGGCGGCAACCTGAAAGGGCTCTGCCCCTTCCATGAGGAGAAGAGCCCGTCCTTCAACGTGACCCCCACCCGGGGTTACTGGTACTGCTTCGGCTGCGCCGAGGGCGGCGACGTCATCACCTTCGTCCGGCGCCTGGAGCATCTGTCGTTCGGCGAGGCGGTCGAGCGGCTGGCCAACCGGGCGGGCGTCCAGCTCCGTTACGAGCAGGGCGGCTACGTCCCCGGGCGCGAGCAGGGCGAGCGCATCCGCCTGATCGAGGCGCACCGGGCGGCGGCGGAGTTCTACGTCTCGAAGCTGTCCGCCCCCGACGCCGCGATCGGGCGCAGGTTCCTGTCGGAGCGCGGGTTCGAGCGGGTCGACGCCGAGCGCTTCGGCGTCGGGTACGCCCCCGCCGAGTGGGAGGCCCTCTCGCGACACCTGATGGCCCGGGGCTTCACCACCGCGGAGCTGATCAAGGGCGGGCTGGCCAAGGAGGGGCGGCGCGGCCCGATCGACCGCTTCAGGGGACGGCTGGTCTGGCCCATTCGCGACATAACCGGCGACGTCATCGGTTTCGGCGCGCGGAAATTGAACGACGCCGAAGACGGACCGAAATACCTGAACACCCCGGAAAGCCCGCTCTACAAGAAAAGCGAGGTCCTCTACGGCGTCGATCTGGCCAAGCGCGAGATCTCCAAGCGCTCCCAGGCCGTGATCGTCGAGGGCTACACCGACGTGATGGCCTGTCACCTGTCGGGCGTGCCGACGGCGGTGGCCACCTGCGGCACCGCGTTCGGCGAGGAGCACATCAAGGTGCTCCGGCGGCTGCTGCTCGACCAGTCGGGGTCGCACGGCGAGGTGGTCTTCACCTTCGACGGCGACGCGGCGGGCCAGAAGGCGGCGCTGCGCGCCTTCGCCGACGAGCAGAAGTTCGTCACCCAGACCTTCGTCGCGGTGCAGGCCGACGGCCTCGATCCGTGCGACCTGCGCATCAGGCACGGCGAGGCGGCCGTGCGCGACCTGATCGCCGGGCGGGAGCCGCTGTTCGCCTTCGCCATCCGCAGCGTGATCTCCCGCTACGACGTGAGCACCAACGAGGGACGGCTCTCCGCTCTCGACGCCGCCGCCCCGATCGTGGCCGGCATCAAGGACAGGTCTCTGCGCCAGCTGTACGCCGTCGACCTCGACCGGTGGCTGGGCTTCAACAACGAGCGCTTCGTCCTCGACCGGATCACCGAGGTCTCCGCGGCGGCCCAGCCGCGCGCCCAGCGCCCCGCGGGGCCCCGCAAGGTCGCCGACCTCACCGACCCCGGCGTCCGGACCGAGGCGGAGGTGCTGCGGCTGGCCGTGCAGCGTCCCGCGCTGCTCGGCCCGGGTTTCGAGGCGCTGGGAGCGGAGGCGTTCACGCTCGCCGAGCACGCGGCCCTCTACCGGCTGATCGTCGACTCCGGCGGCACCGCCACGGCGGGGCAGGGCGGGCGCGAGTGGGTGGACCTGCTGCTCCGCGGGGCCGAGGACTCCCTGCGCGGGGTCGTCACCCGGTTCGCCGTCGAGGAGCTGCGGGCCGATCTGGCGAGCGAGGAGCGCTACGCCTCGGCCATGCTGGCGGCCCTGGAGCTCGTCTCGGTGGGGCGGGCCATCGAGCAGCTCAAGTCGAGAATGCAGCGGACGAACCCGGTCGACGAGCAGCAGGAGTACAACCGGCTGTTCGGAGAGCTGGTCGCGCTGGAACAGCAGCGGCGCGTGCTCAAGGATCGCGCGGCCGGGAGCTGA
- a CDS encoding sensor histidine kinase, whose amino-acid sequence MRLSFVQTIRFRLTVLYSSLLFLLSALVIGLLYVAVARSAEERPYTVQQAKLYSVDTERYVGKAPVVELAEVENAVNLLTLRTLRDYSLLTLGGLFLASFGIGWVLSGRVLRPVRSITRAAAEIQGTDLSRRILLTGPKDELRDLADTVDTMLGRLEGAFLAQRQLIDDASHELRSPLAIIRANVDAVLASPDSTEEERMRAVAIVDRATTRMTRLVEDLLATARRSAPALADAEVDVGALAAEAAEEFTTLAAGRGLSIRKVLPAGLRGVGDHDALRRAVGNLLSNAVRLAPGGSEVVVAAGGTGDWIWVAVRDAGPGVPEDDHARVFDRFWRGQTSRRDRHSGLGLAIVRQIVESHGGHVRLFSRLGAGSVFVLWLPSGEGPAEGEVPDLNPLAEAGLAGR is encoded by the coding sequence GTGAGGCTCTCCTTCGTGCAGACGATCCGCTTCCGGTTGACCGTTCTCTACTCCAGCCTGCTGTTCCTGCTCTCCGCGCTGGTCATCGGCCTGTTGTACGTCGCCGTGGCCAGGAGCGCCGAGGAGCGGCCCTACACCGTCCAGCAGGCCAAGCTCTACAGCGTCGACACCGAGCGCTACGTGGGCAAGGCACCCGTCGTCGAACTCGCCGAGGTCGAGAACGCGGTGAACCTGCTCACCCTGCGGACCCTGCGCGACTACTCGCTCCTCACCCTGGGCGGGCTCTTCCTGGCGAGCTTCGGCATCGGCTGGGTGCTCTCCGGCCGGGTGCTGCGCCCGGTGCGCTCGATCACCAGGGCCGCCGCCGAGATCCAGGGCACCGACCTGTCGCGGCGGATCCTGCTCACCGGCCCGAAGGACGAGCTCCGCGACCTCGCCGACACCGTCGACACCATGCTCGGCCGCCTCGAGGGCGCCTTCCTGGCGCAGCGGCAGCTCATCGACGACGCCTCCCACGAGCTGCGCAGCCCGCTGGCCATCATCCGGGCCAACGTGGACGCCGTCCTCGCCTCGCCCGACAGCACCGAGGAGGAGCGGATGCGCGCGGTGGCCATCGTGGACCGGGCCACCACCCGGATGACCCGCCTGGTCGAGGATCTGCTGGCGACCGCGCGCCGGTCCGCGCCCGCGCTGGCCGATGCCGAGGTGGACGTGGGGGCGCTGGCCGCCGAGGCGGCCGAGGAGTTCACCACGCTCGCCGCCGGGCGCGGGCTCTCGATCCGCAAGGTGCTGCCCGCCGGGCTGCGCGGGGTGGGGGACCACGACGCCCTGCGCCGGGCCGTGGGCAACCTGCTCTCCAACGCGGTACGGCTCGCGCCCGGCGGGAGCGAGGTCGTCGTGGCGGCGGGCGGTACCGGGGACTGGATCTGGGTGGCGGTGCGCGACGCCGGGCCCGGGGTGCCCGAGGACGACCACGCGCGGGTGTTCGACCGTTTCTGGCGCGGCCAGACCAGCCGCCGCGACCGGCACAGCGGGCTGGGCCTGGCGATCGTCCGCCAGATCGTGGAGTCGCACGGCGGGCATGTGCGGCTGTTCTCCCGGCTGGGCGCGGGGAGCGTGTTCGTGCTGTGGCTGCCGTCCGGAGAGGGCCCCGCGGAGGGGGAGGTTCCCGACCTGAACCCCCTCGCCGAAGCGGGCCTGGCGGGTCGCTGA